A DNA window from Vigna angularis cultivar LongXiaoDou No.4 chromosome 1, ASM1680809v1, whole genome shotgun sequence contains the following coding sequences:
- the LOC108320443 gene encoding MACPF domain-containing protein At1g14780 — protein MAGEKSVEMVALECLGKGFDMASDFRLRFAKGIGGERLVVLDEHNKRDILIPGTGGVTIKAVSENIRCDKGDRIRFKSDVLEFNQMSELLNQKSTVQGKVPSGYFNALFDLTGDWFRDAADIKYLAFDGYFISLYYLHLTASPLILQEEVKKSVPAQWDPASLSRFIQTYGTHIIVGMAVGGQDVICVKQRHSSKIPPGDLRRHLEDLGDFLFSDVRSPSLLQGKTADGKQKVPEVFNRVMQSNTMQFTSISETSSKDGLTIICSKRGGDMFKHSHSNWLQTVPSNPDAILFKFVPISSLLTGIPGSGYLSHAINLYLRYKPSLDDLQYFLEFQIPRQWAPMFCELPLRHQRRKTASPSLQFSFMGPKLHIISTQVVSEQKPVVGMRLYLEGRKCDRLALHIHHLSSLPNKMVLSSRSSTSSMPSMWRGSDDNDSSDQFLERIRWKRFSNVCTAVVKHDPNWLNSSGGVYIVTGAQLLSKGSWPRNVLHLRLLFTHIPNCSIRKLEWSAAPEASRKTSFLTNLSTTFSFTQHGNTGPPKQAPTALNSGVYPDGPPVPVRSGKLLKYVETAEVVRGPHDAPGHWLVTAAKLVTDGGKIGLQVKFALLDYW, from the exons ATGGCGGGGGAGAAGAGTGTTGAGATGGTGGCATTGGAGTGTCTGGGGAAAGGGTTCGATATGGCCAGTGATTTTCGGTTGAGGTTTGCAAAGGGGATTGGTGGAGAGAGGTTAGTGGTGCTTGATGAACATAACAAGAGGGATATCTTGATTCCTGGAACTGGAGGAGTTACCATTAAAGCGGTTTCTGAAAATATTCGGTGTGATAAAGGGGATAGAATACGCTTCAAGTCTGATGTACTTGAATTCAACCAG ATGTCTGAGTTGCTTAATCAGAAATCGACAGTGCAAGGGAAAGTTCCTTCTGGGTATTTTAATGCGCTTTTCGATTTGACTGGTGATTGGTTTCGTGATGCTGCTGACATCAAATACCTTGCTTTTGATGGGTATTTCATTTCACTCTACTATTTGCACCTCACTGCTTCTCCACTCATTCTGCAAGAAGAGGTAAAGAAGTCTGTTCCGGCTCAGTGGGATCCAGCTTCGTTGTCTAG GTTCATACAGACATATGGTACACACATAATAGTGGGTATGGCTGTAGGAGGTCAAGATGTAATCTGTGTCAAACAAAGGCATTCATCAAAAATTCCTCCTGGTGATTTAAGGAGACATTTAGAGGATCTTGGAGATTTTCTTTTCTCAGATGTGAGAAGCCCTTCTTTACTACAGGGGAAGACCGCAGATGGAAAACAGAAG GTCCCTGAGGTCTTTAACCGTGTGATGCAATCAAACACAATGCAGTTCACTAGTATTTCAGAAACATCAAGCAAGGAT GGACTCACTATTATTTGTTCAAAAAGAGGAGGAGATATGTTCAAACACAGTCACTCAAATTGGCTTCAAACGGTGCCTTCTAACCCTGATGCAATCCTCTTCAAGTTTGTTCCTATTTCCTCACTTCTGACAGGAATTCCTGGAAGTGGATATCTTAGTCATGCAATCAATCTGTATCTACGTT ACAAGCCTTCTCTTGATGATTTACAATACTTTTTGGAGTTTCAAATTCCGAGGCAATGGGCACCCATGTTTTGTGAGCTGCCACTCAGGCATCAGCGGAGAAAGACTGCTTCCCCTTCACTGCAATTTAGTTTCATGGGTCCGAAGCTTCATATCATCTCTACACAG GTGGTAAGTGAACAAAAACCTGTCGTTGGCATGCGCTTGTACTTGGAGGGAAGGAAATGTGATAGACTTGCTTTGCATATACATCATCTTTCAAGCCTTCCAAATAAAATGGTCCTCTCTTCAAGAAGCTCAACCTCAAGCATGCCGTCTATGTGGCGAGGATCTGATGATAATGATTCGAGTGATCAATTTCTGGAACGAATAAGATGGAAGAGATTCTCAAATGTGTGCACAGCAGTGGTTAAACATGACCCTAACTGGTTGAATAGTTCTGGAGGTGTTTATATTGTTACAGGTGCACAGCTCCTTAGCAAAGGAAGTTGGCCAAGGAATGTGCTTCACCTGCGTCTTCTCTTCACTCATATACCCAATTGCAGTATCCGGAAGTTGGAGTGGTCTGCTGCTCCAGAGGCTTCAAGAAAAACATCTTTTCTAACAAATTTGAGTACAACATTTTCATTCACACAGCATGGCAACACTGGTCCTCCAAAGCAGGCTCCAACTGCTCTCAATTCTGGTGTTTATCCAGATGGTCCACCTGTGCCAGTTCGCTCTGGTAAACTTCTTAAATACGTGGAGACAGCTGAGGTGGTGCGAGGTCCACATGATGCTCCTGGCCATTGGTTGGTAACTGCTGCAAAGCTTGTGACTGATGGTGGTAAGATTGGATTACAGGTGAAGTTTGCATTACTTGATTATTGGTGA